A single Desulfovibrio piger DNA region contains:
- a CDS encoding aspartate kinase, whose amino-acid sequence MKILVQKFGGTSVANLECMKKVREKVQAGLNKGYKMVVVLSARSGETNRLLALASEWSSTPDPAECDSLVSTGEQVSIALFTMLLKDAGIRARSLLAWQIPIITDDDHGNARIKSIDSQHLRGYLDEYDVLVVAGFQGCTESQRITTLGRGGSDTSAVALAAALGSVECEIYTDVDGVYTTDPNICSSARKMDRVAYEEMLEMASMGAKVLHIRSVEFAKKYKVPVRVRSTFSDDPGTLVTQEDSSMEAVLVSGIAYDKDQARVTLHDLPDVPGVAAAIFGPLSEKGVLVDMIVQNTSLDGHTDMTFTISRKDLKQTLAIMEEVKERTGATDVVSDVNVAKVSAIGVGMRNHSGVAARAFSALTQEGINILMISTSEIKITILIQEKYVELAVRILHDTFGLDWDIN is encoded by the coding sequence ATGAAAATCTTAGTTCAAAAATTCGGTGGCACTTCAGTGGCAAACCTGGAGTGCATGAAGAAAGTGCGCGAAAAAGTGCAGGCCGGGTTGAACAAGGGCTACAAGATGGTGGTCGTGCTTTCCGCCCGTTCGGGCGAGACCAACCGTCTGCTGGCCCTGGCCTCCGAGTGGTCCTCCACCCCGGACCCGGCGGAATGTGACTCTCTGGTCTCCACCGGGGAGCAGGTCTCCATCGCGCTCTTCACCATGCTGCTCAAAGACGCGGGCATCCGTGCCCGCTCCCTGCTGGCATGGCAGATCCCCATCATTACCGATGACGATCATGGCAACGCGCGTATCAAATCCATCGACAGCCAGCACCTGCGCGGTTATCTGGATGAATACGACGTGCTGGTGGTCGCCGGTTTCCAGGGATGCACGGAGTCCCAGCGCATCACCACCCTGGGCCGCGGCGGCTCCGACACCTCGGCCGTTGCCCTGGCCGCCGCCCTGGGTTCGGTGGAATGCGAGATCTATACTGATGTGGACGGTGTCTATACCACCGACCCCAACATCTGCTCCAGCGCCCGCAAGATGGATCGTGTCGCCTATGAGGAGATGCTGGAAATGGCCAGCATGGGCGCCAAGGTGCTGCACATCCGTTCCGTGGAATTTGCCAAGAAGTACAAAGTGCCTGTGCGCGTCCGCTCCACGTTTTCCGACGACCCCGGCACGCTCGTTACCCAGGAGGACTCCAGCATGGAAGCTGTTCTTGTTTCCGGCATTGCCTATGATAAGGACCAGGCTCGTGTGACCCTGCACGACCTTCCCGACGTGCCCGGCGTGGCCGCCGCCATCTTCGGCCCCCTTTCCGAAAAGGGCGTGCTGGTGGACATGATCGTCCAGAACACCAGCCTTGACGGTCATACCGACATGACCTTCACCATCTCCCGCAAGGATCTCAAGCAGACCCTGGCCATCATGGAAGAAGTGAAGGAACGCACCGGTGCCACCGACGTGGTCTCCGACGTCAACGTGGCCAAGGTCTCCGCCATCGGCGTCGGCATGCGCAACCATTCCGGCGTGGCCGCCCGCGCTTTCTCCGCCCTGACCCAGGAAGGCATCAACATCCTGATGATCAGCACCTCCGAGATCAAGATCACCATCCTGATCCAGGAAAAGTATGTGGAACTGGCCGTGCGCATCCTGCACGACACCTTCGGCCTGGACTGGGACATCAACTAG
- a CDS encoding holo-[acyl-carrier-protein] synthase, translating to MLVGLGMDLADIGRMERALQRHGARFANRILAPAEQEVCPELRPAFVAGRWAAKEAAVKALGCGFSLGIGPRHIEILPTPAGKPELRFTGPALERARHLGVRHIHVSITHERTTAAAVVVLEA from the coding sequence ATGCTGGTGGGACTGGGGATGGATCTGGCCGACATAGGGCGCATGGAGCGGGCCCTGCAACGTCATGGCGCGCGTTTTGCGAACAGAATCCTCGCACCTGCCGAGCAGGAGGTCTGCCCGGAATTGCGCCCCGCCTTCGTGGCCGGGCGCTGGGCTGCCAAGGAGGCCGCCGTCAAGGCGCTGGGCTGCGGTTTCAGCCTGGGGATCGGCCCCCGCCATATCGAGATCCTGCCCACACCGGCAGGCAAGCCGGAGCTGCGCTTCACCGGCCCGGCCCTGGAACGTGCCCGGCACCTGGGCGTGCGCCATATCCATGTCTCCATCACCCATGAACGAACCACGGCAGCTGCGGTTGTCGTACTGGAGGCCTGA
- a CDS encoding UDP-glucose dehydrogenase family protein: protein MKLCIVGTGYVGLVSAACFAEMGNSVTCIDVNKDVVARLNAGSVHIFEPGLEPMVRRSHADGRLKFTTSLAEGLVGADCAFICVGTPPGEDGSCDLHYVEQVAREIGRTMENDLIVVDKSTVPVGTADRVRAIITEELAARGRNFNFEVVSNPEFLKEGDAISDFMKPDRVVIGTSSDKAAAVMRELYAPFARTRDKVIVMGIRSAEMTKYAANCMLATKISFINEIATICERVGADVRDVRNGIGSDSRIGYQFIYPGVGYGGSCFPKDVKALIHTAEAAGMEPKLLNAVEAVNARQKLHMAERIKEYFAPQGGVKGKTLALWGLAFKANTDDMREAASINIVNALTEAGMKVRAFDPVAADNARRIFRDNPLVEIVDDQYGVCDGAQALLVVTEWNQFRNPDFDRIKSLLTAPLLFDGRNLYSPAAMGTRGFAYFCIGRRAD from the coding sequence ATGAAATTGTGTATTGTCGGCACCGGCTATGTGGGCCTGGTGAGCGCCGCCTGCTTTGCAGAAATGGGCAACTCCGTGACCTGCATCGATGTCAACAAGGATGTTGTGGCCCGCCTGAATGCCGGCTCCGTGCATATTTTCGAGCCCGGACTGGAGCCCATGGTGCGCCGCAGTCATGCCGACGGGCGCCTGAAGTTCACCACCAGCCTGGCGGAAGGTCTGGTGGGTGCCGACTGTGCCTTCATCTGCGTGGGTACCCCTCCCGGAGAAGACGGTTCCTGCGATCTGCACTATGTGGAACAGGTGGCCCGCGAGATCGGCCGGACCATGGAAAACGACCTTATCGTGGTGGACAAGTCCACGGTGCCGGTGGGTACTGCCGACCGCGTGCGCGCCATCATCACCGAAGAGCTGGCCGCCCGCGGCAGGAATTTCAACTTTGAGGTGGTCTCCAACCCCGAATTCCTGAAGGAAGGCGACGCCATCTCCGACTTCATGAAGCCTGACCGCGTGGTCATCGGCACCTCGTCGGACAAGGCCGCTGCCGTCATGCGCGAACTGTACGCGCCCTTTGCCCGTACCCGTGACAAGGTGATCGTCATGGGCATCCGCAGCGCCGAGATGACCAAATACGCCGCCAACTGCATGCTGGCCACCAAGATCTCCTTCATCAACGAGATCGCCACCATCTGCGAACGCGTGGGCGCTGACGTGCGTGACGTGCGCAACGGCATCGGTTCCGACAGCCGCATCGGCTACCAGTTCATTTATCCCGGCGTGGGTTACGGCGGCTCCTGCTTCCCCAAGGACGTGAAGGCCCTGATCCATACGGCCGAAGCCGCAGGCATGGAGCCCAAGCTGCTCAATGCCGTGGAAGCCGTGAACGCCCGCCAGAAGCTGCATATGGCCGAGCGCATCAAGGAATACTTCGCGCCGCAGGGGGGCGTGAAGGGCAAGACCCTGGCCCTGTGGGGCCTGGCCTTCAAGGCCAACACCGACGACATGCGCGAAGCTGCCTCCATCAATATCGTCAACGCCCTGACCGAAGCCGGCATGAAGGTGCGGGCTTTTGACCCCGTGGCGGCCGATAACGCCCGCCGCATCTTCCGGGACAACCCCCTGGTGGAGATCGTGGACGACCAGTACGGCGTATGCGATGGCGCCCAGGCGCTGCTGGTGGTGACGGAATGGAACCAGTTCCGCAATCCCGACTTCGACCGCATCAAGTCCCTGCTGACCGCGCCGCTGCTTTTTGACGGCCGCAACCTCTATTCACCTGCCGCCATGGGCACCCGCGGCTTCGCCTATTTCTGTATCGGCCGTCGCGCCGACTAG
- a CDS encoding Lon protease family protein has translation MPKILPLPTSRLHATFDPGRIPWQDSREIPLPRNGAGSRNAFQPRAMQALDMALNIRACGYNVYVSGDANLGRSYTLLSYLGPQARKRPTPPDLVYVHNFDDPDRPRLLSLPAGQGRKFKQCVTSTVDAILHELPRRFEAAPFVKQRARLVDSFQKVRSGLLSKMTSVAQHKGFHLDMDEGGSLTLYPLVKGKRLSEEEFEHLDDSLRMTLKRRGETLVQSMASFMRQLSKAEESFHDDERNLEQTVMAQVLDALLLPAQKKLLKACQSEALEQYFTSLRADILKNTEAFLPREAGQSGPDVPHAPLPPQGDPLYRYDVNVFVDNSQLSGAPIVMEDHPTSSNLLGCIERESELGTLVTDFTLVRAGSLHKANGGFLVLRAEDLLQHPNAWEGLLRALRANSLRIEDGAETPDAAIRTKGINPEPLKLDLKVVLIGTEDLYEALVLNEDRFAKLFRIKAQMAERMDRNAAGVRFYLSVIARIAEESGLRPFDRTALAWLVDLGSHLCEDQRRLSLKFPLLREQMIEGDALAGMEGAGIVTGDIMERSYAARTYRANLVEEIFMEEYDREMIKVCTSGGAIGQVNGLSVTGYGDFEFGLPHRISCTVGVGHEGIIDLEREAELGGPIHTKAMMILKSYLTNLFARKKPLVLAGSLYFEQSYAGIEGDSASGAELVALLSALADVPVRLDLAFTGAVSHSGQIMAVGGVTRKIEGFFKVCARHGLTGSQGVIIPHDNVDHLMLSPDVLQAVEKGQFAIYAVRSIEEALTLLTGLPVGRRRKDDTFTPGSLYDMVDRRLERLGDYAQNSFRRTRKG, from the coding sequence ATGCCCAAGATCCTTCCTCTGCCCACATCGCGGCTGCACGCGACGTTCGACCCCGGACGCATCCCCTGGCAGGACAGCCGGGAGATCCCCTTGCCCCGCAACGGGGCGGGCAGCCGCAACGCTTTCCAGCCCCGTGCCATGCAGGCGCTGGACATGGCCCTGAACATCAGGGCCTGCGGTTACAATGTCTATGTCTCCGGTGATGCCAATCTGGGGCGCAGCTATACCCTGCTGTCCTATCTTGGCCCGCAGGCCCGCAAACGGCCGACGCCGCCGGATCTGGTCTATGTCCACAACTTCGATGACCCCGACCGGCCGCGCCTGCTTTCCCTGCCCGCCGGTCAGGGCAGGAAGTTCAAGCAGTGCGTGACCTCCACCGTGGATGCCATCCTGCACGAGCTGCCCCGCCGCTTCGAAGCCGCGCCCTTCGTCAAGCAGCGTGCCCGGCTGGTGGACAGCTTCCAGAAGGTCCGCAGCGGCCTGTTGAGCAAGATGACCTCCGTGGCCCAGCACAAGGGCTTCCACCTTGATATGGACGAAGGCGGCAGCCTGACCCTGTATCCCCTGGTCAAGGGCAAACGCCTGAGCGAGGAAGAGTTCGAACATCTGGACGACAGCCTGCGCATGACCCTCAAGCGGCGTGGCGAGACCCTTGTCCAGAGCATGGCCAGCTTCATGCGCCAGCTGAGCAAGGCCGAGGAAAGCTTCCATGACGACGAACGCAATCTGGAACAGACCGTCATGGCCCAGGTGCTGGACGCCCTGCTGCTCCCGGCCCAGAAAAAGCTGCTCAAGGCCTGCCAGAGCGAGGCCCTGGAGCAGTACTTCACCAGCCTGCGTGCGGACATCCTGAAGAACACCGAGGCCTTCCTGCCCCGGGAGGCCGGACAGTCCGGCCCGGATGTCCCCCACGCTCCCCTGCCGCCGCAGGGAGATCCGCTGTACCGCTATGACGTCAATGTCTTCGTGGACAACAGCCAGCTCAGCGGCGCTCCCATCGTGATGGAGGACCATCCCACCTCGTCCAACCTGCTGGGCTGCATCGAGCGGGAATCGGAACTGGGGACGCTGGTGACGGACTTCACCCTCGTACGGGCCGGGAGCCTGCACAAGGCCAATGGCGGTTTCCTCGTCCTGCGTGCGGAAGACCTGCTGCAGCATCCCAACGCCTGGGAAGGCCTGTTGCGGGCTCTGCGGGCCAATTCCCTGCGCATCGAGGACGGCGCGGAAACGCCGGATGCCGCCATCCGCACCAAGGGCATCAATCCCGAGCCCCTGAAGCTAGATCTCAAGGTCGTGCTCATCGGTACGGAAGACCTGTACGAGGCCCTGGTCCTCAATGAGGACCGCTTTGCCAAGCTGTTCCGCATCAAGGCCCAGATGGCCGAGCGCATGGACCGCAATGCCGCCGGCGTCCGCTTCTATCTGTCGGTCATCGCCCGTATCGCGGAAGAGTCCGGCCTGCGGCCCTTCGACCGCACGGCCCTGGCCTGGCTGGTGGATCTGGGCTCGCATCTGTGCGAGGACCAGCGCCGCCTGTCGCTCAAGTTCCCGCTGCTGCGCGAGCAGATGATCGAGGGGGATGCCCTGGCAGGCATGGAGGGCGCCGGGATCGTCACCGGCGACATCATGGAACGCTCCTATGCCGCGCGCACCTACCGGGCCAACCTGGTGGAAGAGATCTTCATGGAAGAGTACGACCGCGAGATGATCAAGGTCTGTACGTCGGGCGGCGCCATCGGCCAGGTCAACGGCCTGTCGGTCACCGGCTACGGCGATTTCGAATTCGGCCTGCCCCATCGCATCTCCTGTACCGTGGGCGTCGGCCATGAAGGCATCATCGACCTGGAGCGGGAAGCCGAGCTGGGGGGCCCCATCCACACCAAGGCCATGATGATCCTCAAAAGCTACCTGACCAACCTCTTTGCCCGTAAAAAGCCTCTGGTCCTGGCCGGGTCGCTCTATTTTGAGCAAAGCTATGCGGGCATCGAAGGCGACTCCGCTTCCGGTGCGGAACTGGTGGCCCTGCTCTCCGCTCTGGCGGATGTGCCCGTGCGGCTCGACCTGGCCTTTACCGGCGCGGTCAGCCATTCCGGGCAGATCATGGCCGTGGGCGGGGTGACGCGGAAGATCGAGGGGTTCTTCAAGGTCTGCGCGCGGCACGGCCTTACCGGCAGCCAGGGGGTCATCATCCCCCATGACAACGTGGACCACCTGATGCTTTCCCCCGATGTGCTCCAGGCCGTGGAGAAAGGGCAGTTCGCCATCTACGCGGTCCGCAGCATCGAAGAGGCCCTGACCCTGCTCACGGGCCTGCCTGTGGGACGCCGCCGCAAGGATGACACGTTCACCCCCGGCAGCCTCTACGATATGGTGGACCGCCGCCTGGAGCGGCTGGGGGATTACGCCCAGAACTCTTTCCGCCGTACGCGCAAAGGATAG
- a CDS encoding NAD(P)H-hydrate dehydratase gives MNREWWAALPPLPLPHEMQQWDRQAAELGILPEILMENAAAAAFRQLSALCPRLAGKQVWLLMGSGNNGGDAACLARYLRDAGACPHVFHTRPLEHYRNETAYHLQTARACGVPFLPVAALTETPRALPHPHILVDGLLGTGFSGQLRDDARRLISFVNGLSPRPLILSLDVPSGLDAASGLPCPDAVRADATVTFAAAKPGLMLPWARPYTGECHVGPIAMPARVREEGPCSFRLLDSHALDLLPAMTAASYKNTYGHILIMGGRPGMCGAGHLAARGALRTGAGLVTAAMPAAGEEQVRMGWPEIMTLPLGDTGNRNWPAQIPDDLRRRLHQCRALVIGPGMGRGEDSHAFLAALLKEPGRPACVFDADALMLLAGDPSLLAALGPGDILTPHPGEAAALLHCPGSAVQQDRMAALKALCAAVPAAVVLKGAGTLVGQRDCPTGLSPLDVPQLAVGGSGDVLAGCAAALLARVQESARPAHQAACLAVALHAAAGRILARTHPRRGNVAGELADALPRAMTL, from the coding sequence ATGAACAGGGAATGGTGGGCCGCACTGCCGCCGCTGCCCCTGCCGCACGAGATGCAGCAGTGGGACAGGCAGGCCGCGGAACTGGGCATCCTGCCCGAGATCCTGATGGAGAATGCCGCAGCCGCGGCGTTCCGCCAGTTGAGCGCCCTGTGTCCCCGGCTTGCGGGGAAGCAGGTCTGGCTGCTCATGGGCAGCGGCAACAATGGCGGCGATGCCGCCTGCCTTGCCCGCTATCTGCGTGACGCCGGAGCCTGTCCGCATGTTTTCCATACCCGGCCGCTGGAACATTACCGGAACGAGACGGCCTATCATCTCCAGACGGCCCGGGCCTGTGGTGTCCCCTTCCTGCCGGTGGCCGCGCTGACGGAGACGCCCCGCGCTCTCCCCCATCCCCACATCCTGGTGGACGGGCTGCTGGGGACGGGTTTTTCCGGCCAGCTGCGCGACGATGCCCGACGTCTGATATCCTTCGTGAACGGGCTCTCTCCCCGGCCCCTGATCTTGTCCCTGGACGTGCCGTCGGGGCTGGATGCCGCCAGCGGTCTGCCCTGCCCCGATGCCGTCAGGGCGGATGCCACGGTTACGTTCGCCGCCGCCAAGCCCGGCCTGATGCTGCCCTGGGCCCGCCCGTACACCGGGGAATGCCATGTGGGCCCCATCGCCATGCCTGCCAGGGTCCGGGAAGAAGGGCCCTGCTCTTTCCGCCTGCTGGACAGCCATGCCCTGGATCTGCTGCCTGCCATGACAGCCGCGAGCTACAAGAACACCTACGGGCATATCCTCATCATGGGGGGGCGCCCCGGCATGTGCGGCGCAGGGCATCTGGCGGCCCGGGGGGCACTGCGCACCGGTGCCGGTCTGGTCACGGCAGCCATGCCCGCTGCCGGTGAGGAGCAGGTGCGCATGGGCTGGCCCGAGATCATGACCCTGCCTCTGGGCGACACCGGGAACAGAAACTGGCCCGCCCAGATCCCGGACGACCTGCGCCGGCGTCTGCATCAGTGCCGGGCCCTGGTCATCGGCCCCGGTATGGGACGCGGAGAAGACAGCCACGCTTTTCTGGCAGCTCTTCTGAAAGAGCCTGGACGCCCGGCCTGTGTGTTCGATGCTGACGCCCTGATGCTGCTGGCCGGAGACCCCTCCCTGCTGGCGGCCCTTGGCCCCGGGGACATCCTGACACCGCATCCCGGCGAGGCCGCTGCCCTGCTCCACTGCCCGGGCAGTGCCGTCCAGCAGGACAGGATGGCGGCCCTGAAGGCCCTGTGCGCGGCCGTCCCCGCCGCCGTCGTCCTCAAAGGCGCGGGAACCCTGGTCGGCCAGCGGGACTGCCCCACAGGCCTCAGCCCGCTGGATGTCCCCCAGCTGGCCGTGGGCGGTTCCGGCGACGTGCTGGCCGGTTGTGCCGCAGCTTTGCTGGCCCGCGTGCAGGAAAGCGCCCGGCCGGCCCATCAGGCCGCCTGCCTGGCCGTAGCGCTGCATGCCGCTGCCGGGCGGATACTGGCCCGCACCCATCCCCGCCGGGGCAATGTGGCCGGAGAACTGGCCGATGCCCTGCCCCGGGCCATGACACTCTAA
- a CDS encoding HAD family hydrolase, with protein MAHTSFFFDLDGTITDSKQGIINSVLYALDHFGIRAREDSLLFFIGPPLKQSFARYFPGDSARVTLAVEKYREYFRRQGMFENRVYPGVPQMLERLIEQGHRIHLATSKPEVFARQILDHFQLSRYFSFVAGAELNGARNDKVDVLRYALQETGADVSHSLMVGDRFHDVVGGHAVGMKTVGVLYGYGSRQELEAVHADYICQSMPDLQTTLLALGAEMRH; from the coding sequence ATGGCCCATACTTCTTTCTTTTTCGATCTTGACGGCACCATCACCGATTCCAAGCAGGGCATCATCAACTCCGTTCTTTACGCTCTGGACCATTTCGGTATCAGGGCCAGAGAAGACAGCCTGCTGTTCTTCATCGGCCCGCCGCTCAAGCAGTCCTTTGCCCGGTATTTTCCGGGAGACAGCGCCCGTGTCACGCTGGCAGTGGAAAAATACCGCGAGTATTTCCGGCGGCAGGGGATGTTCGAGAACCGGGTCTATCCCGGTGTGCCCCAGATGCTGGAACGCCTGATCGAGCAGGGGCATCGCATCCATCTGGCTACATCCAAGCCGGAGGTCTTCGCCCGCCAGATCCTGGACCATTTCCAGCTGAGCCGTTACTTCTCCTTCGTGGCCGGCGCCGAGCTGAACGGGGCACGCAACGACAAGGTCGATGTGCTGCGCTATGCCCTGCAGGAGACGGGGGCCGACGTGTCCCATTCCCTGATGGTGGGCGACAGGTTCCATGACGTGGTCGGCGGGCATGCGGTGGGCATGAAGACCGTGGGCGTGCTGTACGGCTATGGGAGCCGCCAGGAGCTGGAGGCCGTCCATGCTGACTATATCTGCCAGAGCATGCCGGATCTGCAGACGACCCTGCTGGCCCTGGGGGCCGAGATGCGCCACTAG
- the tsaE gene encoding tRNA (adenosine(37)-N6)-threonylcarbamoyltransferase complex ATPase subunit type 1 TsaE, with protein sequence MDAFTFLLESLDDTACLGTLLADMMQSAPQVRALLLQGDLGSGKTTLTRSFVAALPGGGQAEISSPSFTICNEYPTCPPVLHCDLYRCPASLPDEVWDALDADAGICIVEWAQYIPEAALPKEFLDIRLDSCEKGRFLTVMAHGQASQALAQELHTAWTASGRHGSRTELPLFS encoded by the coding sequence ATGGATGCCTTTACCTTTCTGCTCGAATCCCTGGACGATACCGCCTGCCTCGGCACCTTGCTGGCCGATATGATGCAAAGCGCTCCCCAGGTGCGCGCCCTGCTTCTGCAAGGAGATCTGGGCAGCGGCAAAACGACCCTGACCCGCTCCTTCGTCGCGGCCCTGCCGGGTGGCGGCCAGGCCGAAATCTCCAGTCCGTCCTTCACCATCTGCAACGAGTATCCCACCTGTCCGCCGGTCCTGCACTGCGACCTCTACCGTTGCCCTGCGTCCCTTCCCGACGAGGTCTGGGACGCTCTGGACGCCGATGCAGGCATCTGCATCGTGGAATGGGCCCAATACATTCCCGAAGCGGCCCTGCCCAAGGAATTTCTGGACATCCGGCTGGACTCGTGCGAAAAAGGAAGATTCCTGACGGTAATGGCGCATGGGCAGGCGTCTCAGGCTCTGGCGCAGGAGCTGCATACAGCCTGGACCGCTTCCGGACGGCACGGCTCCCGGACGGAGCTGCCCCTTTTTTCGTGA
- a CDS encoding HAD-IIA family hydrolase translates to MRLPDKRCIVLDMDGTIYMGDNPIKGAVAFVQRHWEDVDFFFLSNNTSKAPETYIKKLNGMGIPARREQLLSPVTPLVAFLKAEGIHTAYVVGNRDFVSDLRQRMPELKQQEKGAQAVILAYDTELTYEKLARSALLLQNKAVRFLATHPDLVCPSPEGPLPDVGSFLALYATATGRRPERIFGKPDATLLSGLLQRYAPENMLMVGDRLSTDKLLAENAGIDFLLVLSGEARRSDLPGLERQPTLVLDHLGLLDQ, encoded by the coding sequence ATGCGGCTTCCTGACAAGCGTTGCATCGTTCTGGACATGGATGGTACCATCTATATGGGGGACAATCCCATCAAGGGGGCCGTGGCCTTTGTGCAGCGGCACTGGGAGGATGTGGATTTTTTCTTTCTGAGCAACAACACCTCCAAGGCGCCGGAAACCTACATAAAAAAGCTGAACGGCATGGGCATCCCCGCCCGCAGGGAGCAGCTGCTCTCGCCGGTGACGCCCCTGGTGGCCTTTTTGAAGGCAGAAGGCATCCATACGGCGTATGTGGTCGGCAACCGGGATTTCGTTTCCGACCTGCGCCAGCGCATGCCCGAACTGAAACAGCAGGAAAAAGGGGCGCAGGCCGTCATCCTGGCCTATGACACGGAATTGACCTACGAAAAACTGGCGCGCTCCGCGCTGCTGCTGCAAAATAAGGCTGTGCGCTTTCTGGCCACGCATCCTGATCTGGTCTGTCCTTCCCCGGAAGGTCCCCTGCCGGATGTGGGCAGTTTCCTGGCCCTGTACGCCACCGCCACAGGCAGGAGACCGGAACGCATCTTCGGCAAGCCGGATGCGACCCTGCTTTCCGGCCTGTTGCAGCGCTATGCGCCGGAAAACATGCTGATGGTGGGCGACAGGCTGTCCACCGACAAATTGCTGGCCGAGAACGCCGGCATCGACTTTCTGCTGGTTTTGAGCGGAGAGGCCCGGCGTTCCGATCTTCCCGGCCTGGAGCGCCAGCCGACCCTGGTGCTGGATCACCTGGGACTGCTTGACCAGTAG
- a CDS encoding TetR/AcrR family transcriptional regulator: protein MTMTAKNKKEALLQAAKELFGECGYVETTFKKISDRAGVALGLLTHHYGNKEKLFLASGLDVLEHFLVKLRQATADAACGYDAVMHFCKAYLDFSVDKDSNWLVLVRCSPYSDMKTKTDREQMDSMFAQVHRELEEQIQRGIRDGSIVNVDSKATAQVIISLMVGANRTRVLTPYALPELYDETLDFVSRSIRKN from the coding sequence ATGACCATGACTGCAAAAAATAAGAAAGAAGCCCTGCTCCAGGCCGCCAAGGAACTTTTCGGTGAATGTGGCTATGTGGAGACCACGTTCAAGAAGATTTCCGACCGGGCTGGTGTGGCCCTTGGACTGCTGACGCACCACTATGGCAACAAGGAAAAACTGTTCCTGGCCTCGGGACTCGATGTTCTGGAGCATTTTCTGGTCAAGCTGCGTCAGGCCACGGCCGATGCCGCCTGCGGCTATGATGCCGTCATGCATTTTTGCAAGGCCTATCTGGACTTCTCGGTGGACAAGGACTCCAACTGGCTGGTGCTGGTGCGCTGTTCTCCGTACAGCGACATGAAGACCAAGACGGACAGGGAGCAGATGGACTCCATGTTCGCCCAGGTGCATCGCGAGCTGGAAGAACAGATCCAGCGCGGTATCCGGGACGGCAGCATCGTCAATGTGGACAGCAAGGCCACGGCGCAGGTCATCATCTCCCTGATGGTGGGTGCCAACCGTACCCGCGTGCTGACCCCCTATGCCCTGCCGGAGCTCTATGACGAGACGCTGGACTTCGTCTCCCGCTCCATCCGCAAAAACTAG